One window from the genome of Mauremys mutica isolate MM-2020 ecotype Southern chromosome 4, ASM2049712v1, whole genome shotgun sequence encodes:
- the LOC123369049 gene encoding olfactory receptor 5V1-like gives MEGANVTTVAKFILMGLSDLPEVRFPLFLLFSLIYLATLAGNITILIAIGTDVRLHNPMYFFLSNLSLLDILCPTITVPKMLDMFLSGNKEISFASCVMQLYFLIDVVGTEIFLLAVMAYDRYVAICHPLQYTAIMNKRLCAQMAAGTWISGFLNSLLHTSFTFTLSFCGSNEVNQYFCDIPPVVALSCSSTYTSEMVLLIVAGVLGSSAFVITLVSYIYIVSAILRMSSAKGRHKVFSTCASHLTVVGLFYGTTIFTYVRPSSRYSPNQDRVISMLYGIITPMLNPMIYSLRNKEVKWALRRVISQERFTARSED, from the coding sequence ATGGAGGGAGCCAATGTCACCACAGTGGCCAAATTCATTCTCATGGGACTTTCCGACCTCCCGGAGGTGCGTTTCCCTCTTTTTCTGTTGTTTTCTCTCATCTATTTAGCCACACTGGCAGGGAACATCACCATCCTCATTGCCATAGGAACAGATGTTCGCCTGCACaaccccatgtatttcttcctcagcaACTTGTCCTTGCTGGATATCCTGTGTCCAACCATCACAGTACCAAAGATGCTGGACATGTTCCTGTCTGGGAACAAGGAGATTTCTTTTGCCAGCTGTGTGATGCAGCTGTATTTCCTCATTGATGTGGTGGGGACAGAGATCTTCCTTCTGGCAGTGATGGCCTATGACCGGTATGTCGCAATATGCCATCCCCTGCAATACACGGCCATAATGAATAAAAGACTCTGTGCTCAGATGGCAGCTGGTACCTGGATATCAGGGTTTCTTAATTCCCTGCTGCACACGTCATTCACCTTTACATTATCTTTCTGTGGGTCTAATGAAGTTAATCAATATTTCTGTGATATCCCTCCAGTGGTGGCCCTCTCCTGCTCCTCTACCTACACCAGTGAAATGGTACTTCTTATCGTGGCTGGGGTCTTAGGAAGTAGTGCTTTTGTGATCACCCTGGTCTCCTACATCTATATTGTCTCTGCCATCTTGCGCATGAGCTCTGCCAAGGGCAGGCACAAAGTTTTCTCCACCTGTGCCTCCCACCTGACTGTAGTTGGCCTGTTTTATGGCACCACCATTTTCACCTACGTGCGCCCTTCCTCTCGCTACTCACCAAATCAGGACAGGGTCATTTCTATGCTCTACGGGATCATCACTCCCATGTTAAACCCCATGATCTATAGCCTGCGGAATAAGGAAGTGAAATGGGCCCTGAGGAGAGTGATCAGTCAGGAAAGATTTACAGCCAGGAGTGAAGATTAA